A DNA window from Zonotrichia albicollis isolate bZonAlb1 chromosome 2, bZonAlb1.hap1, whole genome shotgun sequence contains the following coding sequences:
- the LOC113459151 gene encoding helix-loop-helix protein 2: protein MMLSPDQAADSDHPSSAPSDPESLGGADAQALSCCVSDPEPAEGGGGEGRGGGGGGEGRGGGRPGLHPPPLSREEKRRRRRATAKYRSAHATRERIRVEAFNLAFAELRKLLPTLPPDKKLSKIEILRLAICYISYLNHVLDV, encoded by the coding sequence ATGATGCTTAGCCCGGACCAAGCTGCCGACTCCGACCACCCCTCCTCGGCGCCCTCCGACCCGGAGTCCCTGGGCGGCGCGGACGCCCAGGCCCTCAGCTGCTGCGTCTCCGACCCGGAGCCCGCcgagggcggcggcggcgagggccggggcggcggcggcggcggggagggCCGCGGCGGGGGCCGGCCCGGTCTGCACCCGCCGCCGCTGAGCCGCGAGGAGAagcgccggcggcgccgcgcCACGGCCAAGTACCGCTCGGCGCACGCCACGCGTGAGCGGATCCGCGTGGAGGCCTTCAACCTGGCCTTCGCCGAGCTGCGCaagctgctgcccaccctgccccccGACAAGAAGCTCTCCAAGATCGAGATCCTGCGCCTCGCCATCTGCTACATCTCCTATCTCAACCACGTGCTGGACGTGTAG